Proteins encoded within one genomic window of Candidatus Binatia bacterium:
- a CDS encoding phosphoglycolate phosphatase, with protein MIHGIDVERVRASVFDLGGVLFEGGPATVVEFGLRCGLEPERWRELRRELFSDEGPWARVERGEMALEDFARLLKDTVEKAGGSVDLDRARRFMGDDGNGEGRIRREILEAIGRIRRRMPTALLTNNVAEWRESWRRTLPLDDLFDVVVDSSECGFRKPEPRIYELTRARLGVPHDGIFFVDDLGVNLKSARALGWQTLKYEDTARVLEVLEALGRGPSLRA; from the coding sequence GTGATCCACGGCATCGACGTCGAGCGGGTGCGCGCCTCGGTTTTCGACCTGGGCGGGGTTCTCTTCGAAGGAGGGCCGGCCACGGTCGTCGAATTCGGACTGCGCTGCGGCCTCGAGCCCGAACGCTGGCGGGAGCTCCGCAGGGAGCTTTTTTCCGACGAGGGCCCCTGGGCGCGAGTCGAGCGCGGCGAGATGGCGCTCGAGGATTTCGCTCGCCTTCTGAAGGACACCGTCGAGAAAGCGGGTGGCTCCGTCGACCTCGACCGGGCACGTCGCTTCATGGGAGACGACGGAAACGGGGAGGGACGCATCCGCCGGGAAATCCTCGAGGCCATCGGGCGGATCCGTCGGCGGATGCCGACCGCTCTGCTCACGAACAACGTAGCGGAGTGGCGAGAATCGTGGCGGCGCACCCTTCCGCTCGACGACCTCTTCGACGTGGTCGTCGACTCCTCGGAGTGCGGCTTCCGGAAGCCCGAGCCCAGGATCTACGAGCTCACCCGCGCCAGGCTCGGCGTTCCGCACGACGGAATCTTTTTCGTGGACGACCTCGGCGTGAACTTGAAGAGCGCGCGAGCCCTGGGCTGGCAGACACTCAAGTACGAAGACACGGCGCGGGTGCTCGAGGTCCTCGAAGCGCTCGGACGGGGCCCGTCGCTGCGGGCGTGA
- a CDS encoding amidase: protein MKKRELCALTVEEAAPLLRSREISPVELTRAVLDRIEELDPKLNAFTTVCREEAERRAAEAEREIRSGFYRGPLHGIPIGVKDLYDTAGIRTTYGSGMFRDHVPERDSHIVTRLKEAGAVIVGKTATHELGLGLTTNNYFFGPTRNPWNLDHVPGGSSGGSGAAVAADLCLAATGSDGGGSIRFPSVWCGCFGLKPTVGLVSNRGEFGREGSSLAVAGPIAKSVPDLAILLRAMAGFDPEDPWSMRVPVPNYFEELDRDLDELRVGVYPEHFGVSLDPDVECAYRAALASLEALGAEIAPVRFPHAEKVLGALFTAMGAEGLPWFRELERTRKLEFGPETEPLVAMARAFTIEDIVRGSVDRRLVTRDWELVFHAVDVVVLPTAPIPAPRIGEEKRVVDGTEVWLPEICARFTAPANLAGLPAVAVPAGLSAEGLPVGVQFVGSRFSEARLLALAQRFVEAAPGLRELRSPLSAWRPRRP from the coding sequence ATGAAAAAACGCGAACTCTGTGCGCTCACGGTGGAAGAGGCGGCGCCTCTTCTGCGCTCGCGGGAGATCTCGCCGGTGGAACTCACGCGCGCCGTCCTAGACCGCATCGAGGAGCTCGACCCGAAACTCAACGCGTTCACCACCGTTTGCCGCGAGGAAGCCGAGCGCCGGGCGGCCGAGGCCGAGCGCGAGATCCGCTCGGGATTCTACCGGGGACCCCTCCACGGGATACCGATCGGGGTGAAGGACCTCTACGACACCGCGGGCATCCGGACCACGTACGGCTCGGGGATGTTCCGCGATCACGTACCCGAGAGAGATTCGCACATCGTCACGAGACTCAAGGAAGCGGGAGCGGTGATCGTCGGCAAGACGGCGACGCACGAGCTCGGGCTCGGGCTTACGACGAACAACTACTTTTTCGGACCGACCCGGAATCCGTGGAACCTCGACCACGTCCCCGGAGGCTCGAGCGGCGGCTCGGGCGCGGCCGTGGCCGCCGACCTCTGTCTCGCCGCGACGGGAAGCGACGGTGGTGGGTCGATCCGGTTTCCGAGCGTGTGGTGCGGTTGTTTCGGCCTCAAGCCCACGGTCGGCCTGGTGAGCAACCGCGGCGAGTTCGGCCGAGAGGGATCCTCGCTGGCCGTGGCCGGCCCGATCGCGAAGTCCGTTCCGGACCTCGCGATCCTGCTCCGGGCCATGGCGGGCTTCGATCCGGAGGACCCGTGGAGCATGCGCGTCCCGGTCCCGAACTACTTCGAAGAGCTCGACCGCGACCTCGACGAGCTCCGGGTCGGCGTGTATCCGGAACATTTCGGCGTCTCGCTCGATCCCGACGTCGAGTGCGCCTACCGCGCCGCTCTCGCCTCGCTCGAGGCACTCGGGGCCGAGATCGCTCCCGTGCGTTTTCCGCACGCGGAGAAGGTCCTGGGCGCGCTCTTTACCGCGATGGGCGCGGAAGGGCTTCCGTGGTTCCGCGAGCTCGAGCGCACGCGCAAGCTCGAGTTCGGCCCCGAAACGGAACCGCTCGTCGCCATGGCCCGGGCATTCACGATCGAAGACATCGTCCGGGGCTCCGTCGACCGCCGCCTCGTGACGAGAGACTGGGAGCTGGTCTTCCACGCAGTGGACGTGGTGGTGCTTCCGACGGCTCCCATCCCGGCGCCCAGGATCGGGGAAGAAAAAAGGGTCGTCGACGGAACCGAGGTGTGGCTTCCCGAAATCTGCGCGCGTTTTACGGCTCCCGCCAACCTCGCGGGCCTTCCGGCCGTCGCCGTGCCCGCGGGTCTTTCGGCGGAGGGGCTCCCCGTCGGGGTCCAGTTCGTGGGGTCTCGCTTCTCGGAGGCGAGACTTCTCGCCCTCGCGCAACGTTTCGTCGAGGCGGCCCCCGGCCTCCGGGAGCTCCGTTCCCCGCTTTCGGCGTGGAGGCCGCGACGGCCTTGA
- the pyrD gene encoding dihydroorotate dehydrogenase (quinone): MKPEVLLYRLARPLFFSLDAERAHELVLGWLALAAELAFRTGTVASPPSGPEVEQELWGLRFPNPVGLAAGFDKNARVVPVLPLLGFGFAEVGTVTALPQEGNPKPRIARLVEQRALVNRLGFNNEGAPAVAARMERWRRAKLPLPVGGNVGKSAATPLEQAQEDYLFTLETLLPFVDFLVVNVSSPNTPGLRELQRESELRRLVGGLVERNRELAREKKLRKRPLLLKIAPDLPGDAVRKAVDVALETGVDGIVATNTLAVENSGGLPFSGGGLSGAPLRERSNEVIRRIFRHSEGKLPIVGVGGVFSGEDAWEKVLAGASLVEVYTGLVYEGALLPRLLARELAARVRKAGGRRLADFVGSGA, encoded by the coding sequence ATGAAGCCCGAGGTCCTTCTCTACCGGCTGGCTCGTCCCCTCTTTTTCTCGCTCGACGCGGAAAGGGCGCACGAGCTCGTGCTCGGGTGGCTCGCCCTGGCCGCCGAGCTCGCCTTCCGCACGGGCACGGTCGCGTCTCCGCCTTCGGGCCCGGAGGTGGAACAGGAGCTCTGGGGCCTCCGGTTTCCCAATCCGGTGGGACTGGCGGCCGGCTTCGACAAGAATGCTCGCGTCGTGCCGGTGCTCCCGCTCCTCGGCTTCGGTTTCGCGGAAGTGGGGACGGTCACGGCCCTTCCGCAGGAGGGAAACCCGAAACCCCGGATCGCGCGGCTGGTCGAGCAGCGGGCCCTGGTCAACCGGCTCGGATTCAACAACGAGGGCGCGCCGGCCGTGGCGGCTCGGATGGAACGCTGGCGGCGGGCGAAGCTGCCCCTGCCGGTCGGCGGGAACGTCGGCAAATCGGCGGCGACGCCGCTCGAGCAGGCACAGGAAGACTACCTTTTCACGCTCGAGACCCTGCTTCCTTTCGTGGACTTCCTGGTCGTCAACGTGAGCTCCCCGAACACCCCGGGGCTCAGAGAGCTCCAGCGCGAGAGCGAGCTGCGGCGACTCGTCGGAGGTCTGGTGGAAAGAAACCGAGAGTTGGCGAGAGAGAAAAAGCTCCGGAAGCGTCCCCTCCTCCTCAAGATCGCTCCGGATCTTCCGGGGGATGCGGTTCGCAAAGCCGTCGACGTCGCCCTCGAAACCGGGGTGGACGGGATCGTCGCGACGAACACGCTCGCGGTCGAAAACAGCGGCGGCCTGCCCTTTTCCGGTGGCGGGCTCAGCGGTGCGCCCCTTCGCGAGCGTTCGAACGAGGTGATCCGCCGGATTTTCCGCCACTCCGAGGGAAAGCTTCCGATCGTGGGCGTCGGCGGCGTGTTTTCGGGCGAGGATGCCTGGGAGAAGGTTCTCGCGGGTGCTTCTCTCGTCGAAGTGTACACGGGCCTCGTTTACGAGGGCGCGCTCCTGCCGCGTCTTCTCGCCCGAGAGCTGGCGGCGCGTGTGCGCAAGGCGGGCGGGCGCCGGCTCGCCGACTTCGTGGGGTCGGGGGCGTAG
- a CDS encoding radical SAM protein — MASPPRGRGTGANPENRYERIHVELEETEFGERVPTVYYRDASRSALAENESPDVGFRWSLNPYRGCEHGCIYCYARPTHEYLGFSAGLDFETRIFVKEEAPELLRAHFLSEKWRPETVALSGNTDCYQPGERYFRLTRRCLEVFAEFRNPVAIVTKSALVLRDLDLLEELARYRAVAVFVSLTTLRDDLAGKLEPRAARPGRRLETISALARAGVPVGVMVAPVIPGLNDEEIPRILSSAAAAGAASASWVLLRLPKPVDRLFLDWVDRCFPERRRRVEGRIRECRGGRLSDARFGTRMRGEGPYAAQLASLFRVSARRYGLDRPLPALDPSSFRIPPEGQLSLF; from the coding sequence ATGGCGTCACCCCCGCGCGGACGAGGGACGGGCGCGAATCCGGAAAACCGGTACGAGCGGATCCACGTGGAGCTCGAAGAGACGGAGTTCGGCGAGCGCGTTCCCACGGTGTATTACCGGGATGCGAGCCGGTCCGCCCTCGCCGAGAACGAGAGTCCCGACGTCGGGTTTCGGTGGAGTCTCAACCCCTACCGCGGCTGCGAGCACGGCTGCATCTACTGCTACGCGAGGCCGACACACGAGTATCTCGGGTTCTCGGCCGGTCTCGATTTCGAGACGCGGATCTTCGTCAAGGAAGAAGCTCCCGAGCTTTTGCGCGCGCACTTTCTTTCGGAAAAATGGCGGCCCGAGACGGTGGCGCTTTCGGGCAACACCGACTGTTACCAGCCCGGCGAGCGCTACTTCCGCCTCACGCGGCGCTGCCTCGAGGTGTTCGCCGAGTTTCGGAACCCGGTGGCGATCGTGACCAAGAGCGCTCTCGTGCTCCGCGACCTGGACCTGCTCGAGGAGCTCGCACGCTACCGAGCCGTCGCCGTCTTCGTTTCGCTGACCACCTTGCGGGACGACCTGGCGGGTAAGCTCGAGCCCAGGGCTGCTCGTCCCGGGCGGCGCCTCGAGACGATCTCGGCGCTCGCGCGTGCCGGGGTTCCCGTCGGCGTCATGGTCGCGCCCGTCATCCCGGGTCTCAACGACGAGGAAATTCCGCGGATTCTCTCGTCCGCTGCCGCGGCCGGCGCCGCGTCCGCTTCCTGGGTGCTCCTGCGACTTCCGAAGCCCGTCGACCGTCTTTTCCTCGACTGGGTCGATCGCTGTTTCCCGGAAAGGCGTCGCCGCGTCGAGGGGCGGATTCGCGAGTGCCGGGGAGGCCGGTTGAGCGACGCCCGATTCGGAACGAGGATGCGAGGCGAGGGTCCCTACGCGGCACAGCTCGCTTCGCTCTTCCGGGTGTCCGCTCGGCGCTACGGCCTCGACCGTCCCCTTCCCGCCCTCGACCCGTCCTCGTTCCGAATACCGCCCGAGGGGCAGCTCTCGCTTTTCTGA
- a CDS encoding hypothetical protein (possible pseudo, frameshifted), whose protein sequence is MNYHTLSTFRSENAEALEELFTQVLAVMMAEGLVRLRRVAQDGTRVRASAGDRSFRRRKKVEELRAEVRRQIEALRGELEAPARRSLSRRKQAAQRRALEERERRLTRALEELGALEREREGYKKGAKEPSGEPRSSTTDPEARVMRQTGGAYLPGYNVQLATDAESEVVVGVEVSQGRTDFAEAVPMLEQLERRFERLPEQYVVDTGYTSVENVEELSARGVELYGALPKRKGKPDPYEVRPRDSEAVRQLKERMRTPEGRAIYGVRARVSERVHADLKRWRTLGKIVLRGRTKVRCIVLLNVITYNLLRWFALLAAAGGS, encoded by the coding sequence GTGAATTACCACACGCTGAGCACGTTTCGGAGCGAGAACGCGGAGGCGCTCGAGGAGCTTTTCACGCAGGTGTTGGCGGTGATGATGGCCGAGGGGCTGGTGCGGCTTCGGCGGGTGGCGCAGGACGGGACGCGGGTGCGAGCTTCGGCCGGGGACCGGTCGTTTCGGAGGAGAAAGAAGGTGGAGGAGCTGCGGGCGGAGGTACGCAGACAGATCGAGGCGCTGCGTGGGGAGCTCGAGGCACCGGCACGGCGGAGCCTCTCGAGGAGGAAGCAGGCTGCGCAGAGGCGAGCGCTTGAGGAGAGGGAGAGGAGGCTTACGAGGGCGCTCGAGGAGCTCGGGGCTTTGGAGAGGGAGCGCGAGGGTTACAAGAAGGGGGCGAAGGAGCCCTCGGGGGAGCCACGCAGCTCGACGACGGACCCCGAGGCGCGCGTGATGCGGCAGACGGGCGGGGCGTATCTTCCGGGCTACAATGTCCAGCTGGCGACGGACGCGGAGAGCGAGGTGGTGGTGGGGGTGGAGGTGAGTCAGGGGAGGACGGATTTTGCCGAGGCGGTGCCGATGCTGGAGCAGCTTGAGCGGAGGTTCGAGAGGCTTCCGGAGCAGTATGTGGTGGACACGGGCTACACGAGCGTGGAGAACGTGGAGGAGCTCAGTGCGCGGGGTGTGGAGCTTTACGGGGCTTTACCGAAAAGGAAGGGGAAGCCCGATCCCTACGAGGTGCGGCCCCGGGACAGCGAAGCGGTGCGGCAGCTCAAAGAGAGGATGAGGACACCGGAGGGGCGGGCGATCTACGGCGTGCGGGCTCGGGTGAGCGAGCGGGTGCACGCGGACCTCAAGCGCTGGAGGACGCTCGGGAAGATCGTCTTACGGGGGAGAACGAAGGTGCGGTGCATCGTGTTGCTGAACGTGATCACCTACAACCTGCTGCGGTGGTTCGCCCTTCTTGCGGCCGCGGGCGGAAGCTAA
- a CDS encoding LLM class F420-dependent oxidoreductase, whose amino-acid sequence MQLGRLGVWTFLDALDARQAAAFARRVEELGYAALWIPEALGREAFATSAWLLAATERLVVATGIANIYARDPVTMACGQKTLAEQSGGRFLLGVGVSHKPLVEGVRGHDASRPLETMRRYLEKMQAAPYMAVPPPEAPPTVIGALHPGMLRLAAEKTRGAHPYLVPPEHTKFAREILGPDAWLCVEQKVLLESDPTRARDTARKAISMYLGLPNYRRNLARFGFTEEDMANGGSDRLVDAVVAWGDESKLRDRIEAHFRAGATHVCIQPVHPEGKPLPDEKVLEVLAPGR is encoded by the coding sequence ATGCAGCTCGGTCGACTCGGTGTCTGGACGTTCCTCGACGCTTTGGACGCACGCCAGGCCGCAGCTTTCGCGCGCCGGGTCGAGGAGCTCGGCTACGCGGCCCTCTGGATTCCCGAGGCGCTCGGCCGCGAGGCGTTCGCCACCTCGGCGTGGCTTCTCGCAGCCACCGAGCGCCTCGTCGTGGCCACCGGAATCGCCAACATCTACGCCCGCGACCCCGTGACGATGGCCTGCGGGCAAAAGACGCTCGCCGAGCAGTCGGGCGGGCGATTCCTGCTCGGAGTGGGGGTGTCCCACAAGCCGCTCGTCGAGGGCGTTCGCGGTCACGACGCGAGCCGGCCGCTCGAGACCATGCGGCGGTACCTGGAGAAAATGCAGGCTGCCCCGTACATGGCCGTCCCACCGCCGGAAGCCCCCCCGACCGTGATCGGAGCGCTGCATCCGGGAATGCTCCGGCTCGCGGCGGAGAAAACTCGCGGCGCGCATCCCTATCTCGTGCCCCCCGAACACACGAAGTTCGCGAGAGAAATTCTCGGCCCCGATGCCTGGCTCTGCGTCGAGCAGAAGGTACTCCTCGAAAGCGACCCGACGAGGGCGCGAGATACGGCCCGGAAGGCCATCTCCATGTACCTCGGCCTCCCCAACTACCGGCGGAACCTGGCACGGTTCGGGTTTACGGAAGAGGACATGGCGAACGGTGGCAGCGACCGCCTGGTGGACGCCGTCGTGGCGTGGGGCGACGAAAGCAAACTGCGCGACCGCATCGAAGCCCATTTCCGGGCGGGCGCGACCCACGTCTGCATCCAGCCCGTTCACCCCGAGGGAAAGCCGCTCCCGGACGAGAAAGTTCTCGAAGTCCTGGCCCCCGGACGCTGA
- a CDS encoding peptide chain release factor 1: MVTAYDIEKLLQFDSPDVPISSFYLDVDGRRVTPREYETAAKDLIKARREETERSDLPHAAKASLKEDFRKLEEFVVQGFARDDTRGLAVFSCSAKDFWQVYRLPRPVKNAYVIGHQPYVRPLTLLLDEYHRFGFCLVSREKARIFEFYLGEVLEHTEAFEEVPGKVKVAGWYGLEERRIERHIEDHVRRHLKATAEWLFREFRRRKFDYVILGGKSDLLPEFERFLHRYVRDRIVARLEMDVDAPVDEVRRRLLEEERRFEERQERVLVAELEEQASKKAYGIAGLEGTLQALAAGAVRILLVDDGFTAPGRRCPACGFLSAGDEAQCPICREGLVAVSDIVNEAIEEAYRQGGEVEHVLGNPTLERLGHIGALLRFPLTPP; encoded by the coding sequence ATGGTCACCGCTTACGACATCGAAAAGCTCTTGCAGTTCGACAGTCCCGACGTCCCGATCTCGAGCTTCTACCTCGACGTGGACGGCAGACGTGTCACGCCCCGGGAGTACGAAACGGCGGCCAAGGACCTGATCAAGGCCCGCCGCGAGGAAACCGAGCGTTCCGACCTGCCCCATGCCGCGAAAGCTTCCCTCAAAGAGGATTTCCGCAAACTGGAAGAGTTCGTGGTGCAGGGGTTCGCCCGCGACGACACGCGCGGCCTCGCCGTGTTCAGTTGTTCGGCGAAAGATTTCTGGCAGGTCTACCGCCTTCCGCGACCCGTCAAGAACGCCTACGTGATCGGCCACCAACCCTACGTCCGGCCCCTCACGCTTCTTCTCGACGAGTACCATCGCTTCGGCTTCTGTCTGGTCAGTCGGGAGAAGGCGCGGATTTTCGAGTTCTACCTGGGAGAGGTCCTCGAGCACACCGAAGCCTTCGAAGAAGTGCCAGGGAAGGTGAAGGTCGCGGGCTGGTACGGCCTCGAGGAACGCCGGATCGAACGCCACATCGAAGACCACGTGCGGCGTCACCTGAAAGCCACGGCCGAGTGGCTTTTCCGGGAGTTCCGCCGGAGAAAATTCGATTACGTCATCCTGGGCGGGAAAAGCGACCTGCTGCCGGAATTCGAGCGTTTTCTCCACCGCTACGTCCGCGACCGGATCGTCGCGCGGCTCGAGATGGACGTCGACGCTCCGGTCGACGAGGTGCGCCGTCGGCTTCTCGAAGAGGAAAGGCGGTTCGAGGAGCGACAGGAACGGGTGCTCGTCGCCGAGCTCGAGGAGCAGGCGAGCAAGAAGGCTTACGGCATCGCCGGCCTCGAGGGAACGCTCCAGGCGCTCGCGGCCGGCGCCGTGAGAATCCTCCTCGTCGACGACGGCTTTACTGCCCCCGGACGGCGCTGTCCCGCGTGCGGCTTCCTCTCGGCAGGCGACGAAGCCCAGTGCCCGATTTGCCGGGAGGGCCTCGTGGCCGTGTCCGACATCGTCAACGAGGCCATCGAGGAAGCCTACCGGCAGGGAGGCGAGGTCGAACACGTTCTCGGCAATCCGACGCTCGAGAGGCTCGGGCACATCGGCGCGCTTCTACGGTTTCCCTTGACACCTCCCTGA
- a CDS encoding hypothetical protein (possible pseudo, internal stop codon, frameshifted) — protein sequence MEAPKQAAPPPTTALWWASVAIEARKELLRLGLLRGTSRRTWRKRTAVAAVALAAGALATPCEAGVPTLVPNFVGPWNPFGLPVSQDPPRNVEFVDLDGDGDLDAFFSSAEPRFSENIGSATLPVFTPPVSNPFGLEVQRTPAFAFVDIDGDGDLDAFAGYHFGEELLFFFENTGTPEMPAFASPVPDPFGLSGDISEPVPEFVDIDGDGDFDLFVGDASGYTSFFENTGSPASPAFAAPLTGAFGLAKVPYSSHPKFVDVDGDGDLDALLGGYGTLLFQENTGSASMPAFGPARSNEFGVPLRLRHDYVIDLRPEAVDIDGDGDFDLFFAEEGGRTRFFENRREATRPDFVVRMRDPFGLYATSEYGVRFVDIDLDGDVDALGVDRAAGVVFFENTGSPSRPAFAPPVSDTFGLSLVDPARTAHFVDIDGDGDLDVFSTYYPELVFFENTGSASEPAFGPAQQNPFGFDASGHPIFDSAFADLDGDGDLDLLALRDEGYALWENTGSATSPSFAAPVTRNFGVTLPSVTAPSFADIDGDGDLDAFVVDYYGNSLFLENTGSATQPAFAPARTNVFGLPRRSYPFDPLVFFDIDGDGDLDTGFFEYDRGNAYVTSSAQHG from the coding sequence ATGGAGGCACCCAAGCAGGCAGCGCCACCACCGACGACAGCGCTCTGGTGGGCATCGGTCGCGATCGAGGCCCGCAAGGAACTTCTGCGTCTCGGCCTTCTGCGCGGCACGTCGCGCCGGACGTGGAGAAAGCGAACCGCGGTCGCAGCCGTCGCGCTGGCTGCCGGAGCTCTGGCAACTCCCTGCGAGGCCGGCGTGCCTACCCTCGTTCCCAATTTCGTCGGCCCCTGGAACCCTTTCGGACTTCCGGTCTCGCAGGACCCGCCCAGGAACGTCGAATTCGTCGACCTGGACGGCGACGGAGACCTCGACGCGTTTTTCAGCTCCGCCGAGCCCCGGTTCTCCGAGAACATCGGTTCGGCCACGCTTCCGGTCTTCACCCCTCCGGTTTCGAACCCGTTCGGTCTCGAGGTCCAGAGGACCCCGGCGTTCGCTTTCGTGGACATCGACGGGGACGGCGACCTCGATGCCTTCGCGGGCTACCATTTCGGCGAGGAACTGCTCTTTTTCTTCGAGAACACGGGCACCCCGGAGATGCCGGCGTTCGCCTCCCCGGTCCCCGACCCTTTCGGTCTCTCCGGTGACATCAGCGAACCGGTGCCCGAGTTCGTGGACATCGACGGCGACGGAGACTTCGATCTTTTCGTCGGTGACGCGTCCGGTTACACCTCCTTTTTCGAGAACACCGGGAGCCCTGCATCTCCTGCCTTCGCGGCTCCCCTGACCGGCGCTTTCGGGCTCGCGAAAGTGCCGTACTCGAGCCACCCGAAGTTCGTCGACGTCGACGGAGACGGGGACCTGGACGCCCTTCTCGGAGGTTATGGCACCCTCCTTTTCCAGGAAAACACAGGCAGCGCGAGCATGCCGGCCTTCGGCCCGGCACGCTCGAACGAATTCGGGGTGCCCCTCCGGCTGCGGCACGACTACGTTATCGATTTGCGACCCGAAGCTGTCGACATCGACGGGGACGGGGACTTCGACCTGTTTTTCGCAGAGGAGGGGGGACGGACGCGCTTTTTCGAAAACCGACGGGAAGCCACGCGACCCGACTTCGTCGTTCGTATGAGGGATCCTTTCGGGCTCTACGCGACGAGTGAGTACGGGGTTCGCTTCGTGGACATCGACCTCGACGGCGACGTCGACGCGTTGGGTGTCGACCGTGCTGCAGGGGTTGTTTTCTTCGAGAACACAGGCAGCCCTTCGCGGCCGGCCTTCGCTCCTCCGGTGAGCGACACCTTCGGGCTTTCCCTCGTCGACCCGGCCCGTACGGCGCACTTCGTCGACATCGACGGGGACGGGGATCTCGACGTGTTTTCCACCTACTACCCGGAACTGGTTTTCTTCGAGAATACGGGCAGTGCCAGCGAGCCTGCTTTCGGCCCGGCGCAACAAAACCCCTTCGGCTTCGACGCGTCGGGGCACCCGATCTTCGATTCCGCCTTTGCCGACCTCGACGGGGACGGAGACCTGGACCTCCTGGCCCTGAGAGACGAAGGCTACGCCCTCTGGGAAAACACGGGGAGCGCAACGAGTCCGTCCTTTGCGGCACCGGTGACGCGGAACTTCGGCGTTACGCTGCCTTCGGTCACCGCGCCGAGTTTCGCCGACATCGACGGCGACGGCGACCTCGACGCTTTCGTCGTGGACTACTACGGAAATAGTCTCTTCCTGGAAAACACGGGCAGCGCGACGCAGCCCGCCTTCGCCCCCGCACGCACCAACGTTTTCGGCCTCCCTCGCCGTAGCTATCCCTTCGACCCCCTCGTCTTTTTCGACATCGACGGGGACGGGGACCTCGACACGGGCTTTTTCGAGTACGACCGGGGCAACGCGTACGTGACGAGTTCTGCGCAACACGGGTGA
- a CDS encoding hypothetical protein (possible pseudo, internal stop codon, frameshifted): protein MNPFGLDRVAYENRPEFADLDGDGDLDALVGSYQGELTFFENTGSASDPTFGDPRTSPFGLTAHDRGASPAVVDIDGDGDLDVFVGFRSGEVFFFENTGSATDPAFAGPEPLAFGLQSVGYDASPEFADVDGDGDLDAWVGTRGGDTFFFRNTGSASSPAFEGPQTNPFGLVRAFGQSRPTFADVDGDGDLDAWIANGNYVEYFENTGSSSLPAFGGRRFDPFGLVAYSGYAVGVDFADIDGDGDLDAFVGESVGEIVFFENRPALVVLPEPTPTASPTPTPSPTPTPTATPTPSISPTATATPTPSTSPTATPTETTAPSPTRMESPTATPTETPPPTPTPTPATPSPTATEFPPRGDLDGDGDVDGEDLEFLLREIFAPSPGTEADVNRDGRVGAADVVALLDRI from the coding sequence GTGAACCCCTTCGGTCTCGACCGGGTCGCGTACGAGAACCGGCCCGAATTCGCGGATCTCGACGGCGACGGCGACCTCGACGCCCTGGTCGGGAGCTACCAGGGCGAGCTCACGTTTTTCGAGAACACGGGGAGCGCCAGCGATCCCACCTTCGGAGACCCGCGGACGTCCCCCTTCGGCCTTACGGCCCACGATCGCGGGGCTAGCCCGGCCGTGGTCGACATCGACGGGGACGGAGACCTGGACGTTTTCGTCGGTTTTCGGTCGGGCGAAGTCTTCTTCTTCGAGAACACGGGCAGCGCGACGGATCCGGCTTTCGCCGGACCCGAGCCTCTTGCGTTCGGCCTACAGTCCGTCGGGTACGACGCCTCGCCCGAGTTCGCCGACGTGGACGGCGACGGCGACCTGGACGCATGGGTCGGAACCCGAGGGGGCGACACGTTCTTTTTCCGGAACACCGGTAGCGCTTCGAGCCCGGCCTTCGAAGGTCCCCAGACGAATCCCTTCGGCCTCGTGAGAGCGTTCGGACAAAGCCGGCCGACGTTCGCCGACGTGGACGGGGACGGCGATCTGGACGCGTGGATCGCCAACGGGAATTACGTCGAGTACTTCGAGAACACCGGAAGCAGTTCGCTTCCGGCCTTCGGGGGCAGGCGGTTCGATCCTTTCGGCTTGGTGGCGTACTCCGGCTATGCGGTCGGCGTCGACTTCGCCGACATCGACGGGGACGGCGACCTGGACGCTTTCGTCGGGGAAAGTGTCGGCGAAATCGTATTCTTCGAAAACCGACCGGCTCTCGTCGTGCTCCCCGAACCCACTCCTACGGCTTCCCCGACGCCGACTCCCAGTCCGACTCCGACGCCGACGGCCACCCCGACTCCGAGCATCTCACCTACCGCCACGGCGACTCCGACTCCGAGCACCTCACCGACCGCCACCCCGACCGAGACCACGGCTCCCTCGCCGACTCGGATGGAGTCCCCCACAGCAACGCCCACGGAGACGCCTCCGCCCACCCCGACTCCCACACCCGCAACACCGTCGCCCACGGCCACGGAGTTTCCCCCACGTGGAGACCTGGATGGGGACGGTGACGTGGACGGGGAAGACCTCGAGTTTTTGCTCCGCGAGATCTTCGCACCTTCGCCCGGCACGGAAGCGGACGTGAACCGCGACGGGCGCGTCGGCGCCGCGGACGTCGTCGCCCTGCTCGACCGAATCTGA